In a single window of the Methanobacterium formicicum DSM 3637 genome:
- the cas4 gene encoding CRISPR-associated protein Cas4 codes for MLSKTEKHLQIMGTQINYYFICKTKLWFFSHHIQMEQESDLVSMGKQLHQGTYQKEKRDYTIDNLISIDFIKKGDMLEVHEVKKSKKMEKAHEYQLLYYLYYLNVVKGVENVVGMINYPKMRKKITIKWDGTREAEIRELTEKVALLVDDDMPKPVKSPTCRKCSYYELCWV; via the coding sequence ATGTTATCAAAAACTGAAAAACACCTGCAGATTATGGGAACCCAGATCAACTACTACTTCATATGCAAAACCAAACTATGGTTCTTTTCTCACCATATTCAGATGGAACAGGAATCAGATCTGGTCTCAATGGGAAAACAACTCCACCAGGGCACTTACCAGAAAGAAAAAAGAGATTACACCATTGACAACCTCATCAGCATAGATTTCATCAAAAAGGGTGACATGCTAGAGGTTCATGAGGTTAAAAAGAGTAAAAAAATGGAGAAAGCCCATGAATACCAACTTTTATACTACCTTTACTATCTGAATGTTGTTAAAGGTGTGGAAAATGTGGTGGGGATGATAAACTATCCTAAAATGAGGAAAAAAATTACCATAAAATGGGATGGAACACGTGAAGCAGAAATCCGGGAATTAACTGAAAAGGTCGCTCTTCTGGTTGATGATGATATGCCCAAACCAGTAAAATC
- a CDS encoding type II toxin-antitoxin system VapC family toxin, with protein sequence MIFIDASFFIAASIKKDQWHTRVLEILPEVTKQDKMTSIVVLSEAVTMVGSLAGGKMGARLYNYIIDNHEVKFVDKDLSTQAMNFFLKYDGVLSFADSVSLELMKQGKVDTIASFDSDFDKVEGIVRIH encoded by the coding sequence TTGATTTTCATAGATGCTTCTTTTTTCATAGCTGCATCCATTAAAAAGGACCAGTGGCACACCAGGGTTCTGGAGATACTCCCTGAAGTCACAAAACAGGATAAAATGACATCAATTGTTGTTCTTTCAGAGGCAGTGACTATGGTTGGAAGTCTGGCTGGGGGTAAAATGGGGGCCCGCCTATACAATTACATAATAGATAATCATGAAGTAAAATTCGTGGATAAAGATTTAAGCACACAGGCTATGAATTTTTTCTTAAAATATGATGGAGTGCTTTCTTTTGCAGATTCTGTTTCATTAGAACTCATGAAACAGGGTAAAGTAGATACTATTGCTTCATTTGATTCTGATTTTGATAAAGTTGAGGGAATAGTTAGAATCCATTAA
- a CDS encoding AbrB/MazE/SpoVT family DNA-binding domain-containing protein, whose product MTETKISKGFQTVVPAEIRKKFNVGPGDILEWVSTEEGVELKFRKKVTIDDILGMVDGPETDAVELKKKAQRGEKI is encoded by the coding sequence ATGACTGAAACTAAAATCTCAAAGGGTTTCCAGACAGTTGTTCCTGCGGAAATAAGAAAGAAGTTCAATGTGGGTCCAGGGGATATACTGGAATGGGTTTCTACAGAAGAAGGTGTGGAATTGAAGTTCCGGAAAAAGGTAACCATTGATGATATACTGGGTATGGTTGATGGACCTGAAACCGATGCAGTAGAGCTTAAAAAGAAAGCCCAGAGGGGAGAAAAGATTTGA